Proteins from a genomic interval of Desulfofustis limnaeus:
- a CDS encoding tyrosine-type recombinase/integrase: MERIKFTTGRIRDLQHPASGQMFYWDSEVRGLGVRATQSTKSFVYQGRINGKTIRIKIGDVRTWTIDSSDPVRPGARQEARRLQSLIDKGIDPRLEKQERLELQTKQRASEHKQHILVRDVWGEYLEDRRPHWGERHHLDHLRLTHTGGDKRKRGKGKTKPAVLSSLMDLKLADLTSEQLRSWATKEASQRPGQTRLGYTLLRAFFSWCQEHSDYKDIIDPSAFSSRIRKDLIPKQRPKSDSLQREQLKAWFSAVRKIGNKVISAYLQSLLLTGARREELAHLRWSDVDFSWNSLVIRDKADGTRTIPLTPYVAYLLMGLPQRNQWVFYSPRAKDGRLQEPRKAHERALTEAGIDNLSIHGLRRSFGTLSEWVETPVGIVYQIMGHKPSATAEKHYRSRPIDLLRKWHTKIEEWILEQAEIEMSEYRRESGALKLVSGE, translated from the coding sequence ATGGAGCGGATCAAATTCACCACTGGTCGCATTCGCGACTTGCAACATCCCGCAAGCGGCCAGATGTTTTATTGGGACAGCGAGGTGAGAGGTCTTGGCGTCAGGGCCACTCAATCTACCAAATCGTTTGTATACCAAGGTCGCATCAACGGGAAAACAATCCGCATCAAGATCGGCGATGTGAGGACCTGGACGATAGACTCAAGTGATCCGGTCAGGCCAGGAGCGCGGCAAGAGGCTCGACGACTGCAATCCTTGATAGACAAAGGAATCGATCCACGTCTTGAAAAACAAGAACGCCTGGAACTGCAAACAAAACAACGAGCGAGTGAGCACAAACAGCACATACTAGTGCGAGATGTTTGGGGCGAATACCTTGAAGATCGCAGGCCGCATTGGGGAGAGCGCCACCACCTGGACCATCTACGTCTCACCCATACCGGCGGAGACAAGAGGAAACGAGGTAAAGGGAAGACAAAACCAGCAGTGCTGTCGTCTTTAATGGACCTAAAATTAGCCGATCTGACCTCGGAGCAGCTACGGTCATGGGCGACGAAAGAAGCGTCCCAACGGCCCGGTCAGACCCGACTCGGATATACTCTTCTCCGGGCGTTCTTTAGTTGGTGCCAAGAACACTCTGATTATAAAGACATAATTGATCCTTCGGCCTTCTCTAGTCGAATAAGAAAGGACCTTATTCCCAAGCAACGTCCTAAAAGTGACAGTCTTCAACGAGAGCAGCTCAAAGCGTGGTTCTCGGCGGTGAGGAAGATCGGCAACAAAGTTATTTCGGCATATCTTCAGAGCTTACTTCTAACAGGGGCGCGGCGTGAAGAGCTTGCCCATCTTCGATGGTCCGACGTCGATTTCAGTTGGAACAGCTTGGTTATACGCGACAAAGCAGATGGGACAAGAACCATACCGCTGACTCCTTATGTTGCTTATTTGCTTATGGGATTGCCGCAACGTAACCAGTGGGTGTTTTATAGTCCCCGTGCAAAGGACGGCCGACTCCAAGAGCCTCGCAAAGCACATGAGCGGGCATTAACCGAAGCTGGCATCGATAACCTTTCCATTCACGGTCTGCGCCGGTCATTCGGCACCTTGTCTGAATGGGTGGAGACTCCTGTCGGCATTGTCTATCAAATAATGGGCCACAAACCATCGGCTACAGCCGAGAAACATTATCGTTCAAGGCCTATTGATTTACTACGCAAATGGCATACTAAGATTGAAGAATGGATTCTTGAGCAAGCTGAGATAGAAATGAGCGAATATCGGCGAGAGAGTGGTGCTTTAAAACTCGTCTCAGGAGAATGA
- a CDS encoding sigma 54-interacting transcriptional regulator: MKKMISSFEKFEPIPGLHGCIRRFRSLLKVSGKFDHILIRGPRGCGKSYFLKEFIEENGLPGEVAHINCATIHPATAESELFGHVQGAFTDAHKEVVGHIKSAEKHGVLLLEEINSLPLEIQAKLLVFMETLTYYPMGSRKKETAEVRIVATANTEPAQGIRFDVEDRFKITIDVPPLYLRRNDIFYYVGLRYPDMGFDIYDLFRLYNRHWPGNFRELERVLFERKAGLEMGSYFPTFSPQFNELINHINYSSLIDTDRQSRKTRRHRKIVYDSNEECCCKISLSRKPVAVWINSLMGSKEQLSGFELVGDHSNNLFPIPLYKSVTITIYDKYKKEIQKLPDGFVPNTLSKIYGSGSLKYHKDIFEYPAEIESKKMESLTPQQVANYLVSNQGVFPEVMRSIVENHQSGGQSRLSEILGVPRNTISNWKKSGRF; this comes from the coding sequence ATGAAAAAAATGATTTCTAGCTTCGAAAAATTCGAACCAATCCCTGGGCTGCACGGTTGTATTAGGAGATTTAGATCCCTTCTCAAAGTATCGGGGAAATTTGATCACATTCTCATTAGAGGTCCGCGTGGCTGTGGGAAAAGTTATTTTTTGAAGGAATTTATTGAGGAAAATGGCCTTCCTGGTGAGGTTGCACATATAAACTGCGCCACAATTCATCCCGCAACTGCGGAAAGCGAGTTGTTCGGACACGTTCAGGGGGCTTTCACGGATGCACACAAGGAAGTGGTCGGGCATATAAAGTCAGCAGAAAAACACGGTGTATTGCTGCTCGAAGAAATTAATAGTCTTCCTCTAGAGATACAGGCGAAATTATTAGTGTTCATGGAAACCCTTACCTATTACCCTATGGGAAGCCGTAAAAAAGAGACAGCAGAAGTTAGAATAGTAGCAACGGCAAACACCGAACCTGCGCAGGGGATTCGTTTCGACGTTGAGGATAGATTCAAGATAACTATTGACGTCCCGCCCCTGTATCTTCGCAGAAATGACATTTTTTATTATGTTGGGTTGCGTTATCCCGACATGGGATTCGATATTTACGATCTTTTTCGATTATATAACCGGCATTGGCCTGGAAATTTTAGAGAGCTTGAAAGAGTACTTTTTGAAAGAAAAGCTGGCCTTGAAATGGGTTCGTACTTCCCCACTTTTTCACCACAGTTTAATGAATTAATTAATCATATTAATTATTCTTCTCTGATTGATACCGATCGGCAATCACGAAAAACAAGAAGACACAGAAAAATAGTCTACGATTCTAATGAGGAATGCTGTTGCAAGATTAGTCTTTCAAGGAAGCCGGTAGCCGTTTGGATTAATTCTCTAATGGGTAGCAAAGAACAGCTAAGTGGTTTTGAACTTGTCGGTGATCACAGTAATAATTTATTTCCGATCCCATTGTACAAATCGGTTACGATTACCATTTACGATAAATACAAGAAAGAAATTCAAAAATTGCCAGACGGTTTTGTGCCTAATACTTTATCTAAAATTTATGGGAGTGGATCTCTCAAGTATCATAAAGATATTTTTGAATATCCAGCAGAAATAGAAAGTAAAAAGATGGAAAGTTTGACGCCGCAGCAGGTAGCCAATTATTTAGTTAGCAATCAAGGAGTGTTCCCGGAAGTAATGCGATCAATTGTTGAAAATCACCAAAGTGGAGGACAGTCAAGACTTTCTGAAATTTTGGGAGTACCGAGAAACACCATTTCTAACTGGAAAAAGTCAGGTCGTTTTTAA